The stretch of DNA AACCGCTCCAAAGAAAAAGGCATTACGGTTGAACGGATTGATATTGACGTAGCGAATTTGCTCCCTAACAGCATTCTCACGTCGCCGATTTTTGACATGGAGACAATCAGGCCGATTGCGAACGAAGACGTGGGGCTATTGAGAACAGAAGACACGTATACTGAGGTGGTTGCAAATGACGAAATCGATAAACAGCTTCGTGAGCTTGCTAAAGACCCTTCTCAGTATCCCCCACTTCTTCAGGAGTAATTTTCATGATTCGCGTTATTAAAGATTTCAATAATCCACCTGCCGGGCTTCTCAGCGAGTCATGCCGAACACACCAACAAAAGGCCCTTATTGAGAAGGCTGAGCATAACTTTAGTGGTCATTATTATCGTGACGCTACGATTGAGACGTTGCAAAACATATACAAGAACAAGTGTGGTTATTGCAGAACAGACGTTTCGACAGGAGCTTCGTGGCGTGTAGATCATTACCGACCTAAAGCGCGCGTCAAAGACTCTCCAGACCATGACGGTTACTATTGGCTGGCCTATGAATGGAGCAACCTGATTCTAAGCTGCGAAAAATGTAACGGGAGAAAGCAGCACAATTTTCCTTTAGAAAATGAAGCCTGCCGCGTTTCTGCACCCACACCTGGCATTAACGGCTTACCAACAGATGATTATTGCAGGGCTGATAAGGCTATATTAGTTAGTGAAAGTCCACTATTGCTCAACCCCGAATTAGACGACCCAGACGAGCATTTGCGTTTCCTACCCAATGGGACGGTTCAGGGAAAAACGCGAAAAGGCGAAAAATCTATTGAGTTGTATTTCCTGTGGCGAGATAAACTTATAACAGATCGAAAGAACATGACTGATGACGTGTTGGAGAAGCTAAAAAAGCATCTTACAAAATACCTTAAGGGGGAGATTGATGAGAAAACGTATCGCTACGTTATGCAGGACGTTTATGAAGAAGCGTCCTTGAATTGTCAGCCCGACAGAGCTTACTCACACGTAGCTACTGCCATGTTCAATAATTTTGACAGCTTTGTGGTGTCTCAGTTTCCCGCCAATCAGCAGCCATACATCAGCCAAAGTTTTCAATTTTATCAGCAGGGTAAATTGTGGCCTTTCCCAAAACAAACTAACCTTTAATCTTTTGTACCATGTTGTGCTGTTTACGACTTGTATTATCCCTAATTGGTTGCATCGCTTTGACAGGTAACGCGCACGCCCAAACCACCGAAACGTATGCCGAGAAACTTGGCTTTCCGAAGGGCAAAAAAGTGATTATTCTGCACGTTGACGACGCGGGCATGAGTGCCGAGTCGAACGCGGGCACGATTAACGCGCTCGATAAGGGCATTGCCAACTCTACCAGCGTTATGATGCCCTGCGGGTGGGTGCCGCAGTTTTTCGACTATCTGAAGAAAAAGCCCGCCACCGACGCGGGCGTTCACCTGACGCTGACTTCCGAGTGGGATGCTTACCGCTGGAGCCCAGTGGTAGGTTGCAAAACCGCCCCCGGCCTGTGCGACGAGCAGGGCGCATTCTGGCACAACGTGGCCCAGGTGGTTGAACACGCCACCGCCGACGAGGTAGAACTGGAGATTCGGGCGCAGTTGGCGCGATACCGGGCGTTTGGGTTGGAGCCTACACACATGGACTCGCACATGGGTACGCTGTTTCAGCCCAAGTTTGTGCTGCGCTATGCCAAAGTGGCGATGGAAGAGAAAATTCCGGTGCTGTTTCCGGGTGGTCATGCCACATTGATTATGAAAACCAGCAACATACCGCCCGCTCAGCAGCAATTGGCCCGGCAGGTGGGCAAGCAGCTTTGGGATGCGGGCCTGCCCGTATTAGACGACATAGACGGCAGCAGTTACGGCTGGAATCTGCCCGCCACCACACCAAACACAGACAAAAATCTGCAAGCCCACAAAACGCAGAAATACATCGAATTGCTGAAAGCTGCCCAACCCGGCCTGACGTACATCATCATGCACTGCACGGCACCTTCGTCCACCTTCGACCAAATCAGCACCTCCAGCCAAACCCGCAAAGGCGACATGCTCGCTATGATGGACCCGGCCCTGCGGTCGTTCATCGAAAAAGAAGGAATCATCCTGACCACCTGGCGCGAATTAATGGAACGACGCAATAAATTAAAGAGTGAAAGAGCGAAAGAGTGAAAGAGTGGCTGCTGATTGGAGCCATTCTTTCACTCTTTCGCTCTTTCATTCTTTCGCTCTTTATGAATACGAAAATAAGCCTGATTGCCGCCGTAGCGCAGAACGGCGTTATTGGTTGTACAAATGCCGGAGGGAAGCCCGATATGCCGTGGCACCTGCCCGATGATTTCGCCTATTTCAAACGCAAGACCCTCCACCATCCGATCATCATGGGCCGCAAATCGCTCGATGCGCTTGGCAAGCCCCTACCAAAACGCGACAACATCGTACTCACGCGCAACAAGGGTTTTCAGGCTGAGGGCGTCACGGTTGTGCATACATTAGATGACGCCATTAAAACCGCCAAAGCCATTAACCAGCACGAAATTTTTGTGATTGGTGGAGCTGAAATCTACGCGATGGCCCTACCCACTGCCACGAACCTTTATCTAACCGAAATTCAGAAAACTTACGACGGCGACGCCCGTTTCCCCAATTTCGACCGCGCTGAGTGGGAAGAAGTTCACCGCCAACACCACCCTGCCGACGACCGACACGAAACGGCTTTCGATTTTGTTGAATATGCCCGTAGATAACGAAAGCTGGTCATGCTGACCAGCCTTCGTTTAGTTTGTTTAGTTTTCTGAATCGAGGATTTTCTTTTTCTCTTTCTCGAACTCGTCTTTTGTTATAATACCCTCGTCGAGCAGTTTTTTCAGATCGCGGAGTTTGTCGGTTTTTGACGGCGAAACAGACGCCGGTGCCGCGTCATTCGCCAGCGACATGGGCGCGAGCGTCGGGTTGCCGGAGCCGCCCGCAGGAACCAGTTCATAAGTACGGCCTGGGTTGTATTTCATTGTCCACAGGAAGGGAAACAGAAAAAAGATACCGCCAATAATTGCCCCGGCGTCTGCCCGCTCATCACGTGAAAATGAGGTATTTAATGGCTCATATCCTTCTTTTTCTAACCGAACAAACGTGGTAGAACCAACAATCTTCGTGTCAGAATGGGTGTAGGGAGTTGTTCCGACTAACGAACTGTTCAAATACAGTTTAGCCCCGCTGGGGTTCGATTGAATGACCGTTGAACTGGCACAGCTTTCGAGCAGAATCAAAGCCGCCAGAGCCAGCGGCAGTATACGCATTTTCTGTTGATGCATTGTCGTAAAAAAGAGTGGTTTTCAGTTATGCAAGTTTAGACATATTTACTATTCTAATCCATATCTGTCACCGTAATAATGTTAGATTGAACACAAACCCTGGTAATACATCTTCTCCCCACAGCGCGTTCAGAAAACCATGAACACAGTAACCTGCGCCACCGTCAGCCCTTCATAAACCGCACCAGCCCAACCTCGATCAGCAGAAATGCCAGTGCAGCCAGCAGAAAATATTTCCACAGACTACGACCTACATTTTCCTGCTCAAGCACCTGCACAAAGTCGCCATCCTGAATGCTGTCGAAAACTTCGACGTTGGGCTGATTGGCAAATGCCCGGCGTAGCTCGTCT from Spirosoma montaniterrae encodes:
- a CDS encoding polysaccharide deacetylase family protein, whose product is MLCCLRLVLSLIGCIALTGNAHAQTTETYAEKLGFPKGKKVIILHVDDAGMSAESNAGTINALDKGIANSTSVMMPCGWVPQFFDYLKKKPATDAGVHLTLTSEWDAYRWSPVVGCKTAPGLCDEQGAFWHNVAQVVEHATADEVELEIRAQLARYRAFGLEPTHMDSHMGTLFQPKFVLRYAKVAMEEKIPVLFPGGHATLIMKTSNIPPAQQQLARQVGKQLWDAGLPVLDDIDGSSYGWNLPATTPNTDKNLQAHKTQKYIELLKAAQPGLTYIIMHCTAPSSTFDQISTSSQTRKGDMLAMMDPALRSFIEKEGIILTTWRELMERRNKLKSERAKE
- a CDS encoding PEGA domain-containing protein; its protein translation is MRILPLALAALILLESCASSTVIQSNPSGAKLYLNSSLVGTTPYTHSDTKIVGSTTFVRLEKEGYEPLNTSFSRDERADAGAIIGGIFFLFPFLWTMKYNPGRTYELVPAGGSGNPTLAPMSLANDAAPASVSPSKTDKLRDLKKLLDEGIITKDEFEKEKKKILDSEN
- a CDS encoding dihydrofolate reductase produces the protein MNTKISLIAAVAQNGVIGCTNAGGKPDMPWHLPDDFAYFKRKTLHHPIIMGRKSLDALGKPLPKRDNIVLTRNKGFQAEGVTVVHTLDDAIKTAKAINQHEIFVIGGAEIYAMALPTATNLYLTEIQKTYDGDARFPNFDRAEWEEVHRQHHPADDRHETAFDFVEYARR
- a CDS encoding HNH endonuclease, whose product is MIRVIKDFNNPPAGLLSESCRTHQQKALIEKAEHNFSGHYYRDATIETLQNIYKNKCGYCRTDVSTGASWRVDHYRPKARVKDSPDHDGYYWLAYEWSNLILSCEKCNGRKQHNFPLENEACRVSAPTPGINGLPTDDYCRADKAILVSESPLLLNPELDDPDEHLRFLPNGTVQGKTRKGEKSIELYFLWRDKLITDRKNMTDDVLEKLKKHLTKYLKGEIDEKTYRYVMQDVYEEASLNCQPDRAYSHVATAMFNNFDSFVVSQFPANQQPYISQSFQFYQQGKLWPFPKQTNL